A region of the Andrena cerasifolii isolate SP2316 chromosome 15, iyAndCera1_principal, whole genome shotgun sequence genome:
ATAGACGACGTAATCACAAGAGTTTGCGAGATGGTTTcgcagaaagagaaagagaaagagaaggagaaggagacggagacggagaaagACAAAgacaaagagaaagagaaagagaaaggggacGACATTATGGTGTTGTCCAGCGACGAGAGCAATGAATTCAAGTCGCAGAGGAAGAAAGTGAAAATGAAATCTACCGAGAAAGCGAAGCCACAGTCAAAACCAGAAGAGAGCAAGAAGGTTTCCACAGGTTCGGTGAAAGTTGCTACTGTGGTGGAGAACGAGGAGAAGGCAGAAAATGTTCAAGACTTGATGGATGCTCTGATGAAGCAAGCGATGGAAATTAGCCAGGAAACGCGACAGTCCACGCCAGAAGACGAAGACACtagaaaatttgagggaaagtGGCTACAAAACGAGGATTTACAATGCGGTAACAAAGAAGCGAAGGATAAATCTGGCGAGAAGAAGAAGCTTGCGAGCAGTGCCAAAGAGGAGGTGACTCTAAGCAGGCGAGGCTCTCAAGAAAGTACGACAACAACACAGACAACCACAACAACAACAGAAACGAATAATTCCAGTTCTAGTAGCAGCGATGAATCGAGCAGCAGTGAGGACAGCTCCGATAGCGATAGTTCTAGCGACACTGATAGCGATTCCGGCGAGAGTGACggtgaaaagaagaagaaagaatctGATTTCACGCAGAAAGAGGAGAACATGACGGAAGAAGAGGTTGCTACTTTAATCGCGTACTGTTTAGCTGGTCTAGAACAGTGCGTTTTAAGATTTTCGGAACACTACAAGTCGTTCTACAGATTATCACACTTCTTCTTCAATAATAAGACTGCCAAGGATATAACAAAGTGTAGGAATCTCTTGTTGGATAGCTACAACTGTCAGTTTTACCCAGGCGAGAATTTCCAAGGACTGTTTGCCGATAGGAAGAGCACGAATTTCTTCAGCGTAAGTACATACGTATCACTGCTGCTTAACATTTATTCATTTCATTTTCGTGCAGagttaagaaaataattctaacagTACATCCTTGAAAGCAGTCACATTAAATGCTTGTACAATTTCTGTGTTCTCCAGTCTGCCGGTTAGATTAGTATAATCTACTAGTACCGAGCCTCTCGCCATTCCAGTATACACAGCATCTACATTTGTTTTAATGGATCGTGTTATAAATTCTCGCCAGATCATAACTGCGGCAGCCATTGCATCCGAAGGTTTCCATGTAGTAGACTGTGGTATACTTATTCTTTCCGCTTCATTTAAAAATCGTACGATAGTAGAATTCACCTTTCCCAATACGTTCACGCGCCAATCctgtttgaatttaaattttaaattccaacAACAGATAAACGCTACTTGAATTATCTTCCTAAATAATTACCACAGATATATTACTGCTAAGGACAGTCTCCCATGGGTATAAAACACTTAATTTAGTGTGAttcaatacaatgtaattgcttTCTGGGTCTTGATAAAAGTTGAACTCAACGTTAGGTGCACTATTGCCGATACCAGCTACACTGGAGCCTAGTATGATGTGGTTCTTTAAACGCTTGAAAAACGATGGGTACAATGAAACTGCTACGGCAGCATTTGTTAACGGACCAAGACTCAGTAGAGTAATTTCACCTAGAAATTGTAATGAATTAGATCTTAAATCGAATCTCTTTTTGCATGATCACGTCATTCAGTATCAAACCTGGATATTTCTTCACCAAATCCACAAGTGCTACAGCAGCATGTTTACTTTTATCTACTTTAGCAGTGATCTTATCAGTGAAATTGAAATCTCCGAAACCGTCAGAACCAAAGTAGCAATCACTAAAAACATACTTCTGTATCAATGGTTGATCCACTCCTTCGTACACAGGTATCTGTAAAAATTCATGCAAGGGCAATATTAAAGAATTTCATGCAGCGCGGTATATGTAAGTATGAAACGAGGATGACATGTTCTTACGTCGCTTCTATTGGCAACCGTTAAAACTTTAAGTACATTTTCTACCACATTGTGCAAGTGTGCATTTCCGTATGTACAAGTAATCGCTATTACTTTGAATCCTTTGAATTCAGATTTAAGAGTTAGTAGTATAGCTGCAGCATCATCCGACCCAGCGTCCGTATCTATTATAACTTTCTGCGCGGCGTAAACGGACCTTGGAAAAGTTTTAACAGTAATCTCTCTATTCCCTTTTATGATGAAATATATACTATGCGAAAGAATTCATATGTATATCGTATCAGTGTATATTATATCGAAATGTGCGAAGGGGAAAAGTGCAA
Encoded here:
- the LOC143377387 gene encoding uncharacterized protein LOC143377387; its protein translation is MYVNFYSYNYPKNSKSCAIAFGKSRDNMKINSKLFVTTFLGLISCSVRSVYAAQKVIIDTDAGSDDAAAILLTLKSEFKGFKVIAITCTYGNAHLHNVVENVLKVLTVANRSDIPVYEGVDQPLIQKYVFSDCYFGSDGFGDFNFTDKITAKVDKSKHAAVALVDLVKKYPGEITLLSLGPLTNAAVAVSLYPSFFKRLKNHIILGSSVAGIGNSAPNVEFNFYQDPESNYIVLNHTKLSVLYPWETVLSSNISVDWRVNVLGKVNSTIVRFLNEAERISIPQSTTWKPSDAMAAAVMIWREFITRSIKTNVDAVYTGMARGSVLVDYTNLTGRLENTEIVQAFNVTAFKDVLLELFS